In the Streptomyces sp. BHT-5-2 genome, one interval contains:
- a CDS encoding ABC transporter ATP-binding protein yields the protein MAPGEPLLEVRDLVKHFPLTRGVLIRKQVGAVKAVDGVSFDLRQGETLGIVGESGCGKSTVARMLVGLEHPTSGHIRYRGQDITRLSGRAMKAVRRNIQMVFQDPYTSLNPRMTVGDIIGEPYEIHPEVAPKGDRRRRVQELLEVVGLNPEFVNRYPHQFSGGQRQRIGIARGLALRPEIIVADEPVSALDVSVQAQVVNLLARLQDDFGLSYVFIAHDLSVVRHLSDRVAVMYLGRIAETGTGEEIYDHPTHPYTQALLSAVPVPDPEARVHRERILLSGDVPSPANPPSGCHFRTRCWKAQELCARVEPPLAVPAALQHAAGPERHASACHFAEERHVVPSE from the coding sequence ATGGCGCCCGGTGAGCCGCTCCTCGAAGTCCGGGACCTGGTCAAGCACTTCCCGCTCACCCGGGGCGTGCTGATCAGGAAGCAGGTGGGTGCGGTCAAGGCCGTCGACGGGGTCTCCTTCGACCTCCGGCAGGGCGAGACGCTGGGCATCGTGGGGGAGTCCGGCTGCGGCAAGTCCACCGTCGCCCGGATGCTGGTCGGGCTGGAGCACCCGACGTCCGGTCACATCCGCTACCGCGGCCAGGACATCACCCGCCTCTCCGGCCGCGCCATGAAGGCCGTCCGCCGCAACATCCAGATGGTGTTCCAGGACCCCTACACCTCGCTCAACCCCCGGATGACCGTCGGCGACATCATCGGCGAGCCGTACGAGATCCACCCCGAGGTGGCCCCCAAGGGCGACCGCCGGCGCAGGGTCCAGGAACTCCTCGAAGTCGTCGGCCTCAACCCCGAGTTCGTCAACCGCTATCCGCACCAGTTCTCCGGCGGCCAACGGCAGCGCATCGGCATCGCCCGCGGCCTGGCCCTCCGCCCCGAGATCATCGTCGCGGACGAGCCGGTCTCCGCCCTCGACGTCTCCGTCCAGGCCCAGGTCGTCAACCTCCTGGCCCGTCTCCAGGACGACTTCGGGCTCTCCTACGTCTTCATCGCGCACGACCTGTCCGTCGTCCGCCACCTCTCCGACCGGGTCGCGGTGATGTACCTCGGCAGGATCGCCGAGACCGGCACCGGCGAGGAGATCTACGACCACCCCACCCACCCGTACACCCAGGCGCTGCTCTCCGCCGTCCCGGTGCCCGACCCCGAGGCGCGTGTCCACCGGGAGCGCATCCTGCTGAGCGGCGACGTCCCCTCCCCGGCGAACCCGCCGTCCGGCTGCCACTTCCGCACCCGCTGCTGGAAGGCCCAGGAGCTGTGCGCACGCGTCGAACCGCCACTCGCGGTCCCGGCCGCCCTCCAGCACGCCGCCGGCCCGGAACGGCACGCCTCCGCCTGCCACTTCGCGGAGGAACGACACGTGGTGCCGAGCGAGTAG
- a CDS encoding ABC transporter ATP-binding protein encodes MAKNDTLPAPGAAAPSQGEPLLTAEGLTKHFPIYGGFPIKRRVGAVQAVDGLDLTVHAGESFGLVGESGCGKSTTGRLLTRLMEPTSGKITYAGQDITHANRKQLAPIRSEIQMIFQDPYASLNPRQTVGTIIGGPMEINGINPPGGREKKIRELLETVGLNPEHYNRFPHEFSGGQRQRIGVARALALNPKLIVADEPVSALDVSIQAQVVNLLQDLQRELGIAFVFIAHDLAIVRHFSERVAVMYLGKIVEVGTRDEIYHRPRHPYTHALLSAVPEPKLLEEGEEERERIRLAGDVPSPVNPPSGCRFRTRCWKAQEKCATEEPPLVQLSGNAGGHLTACHFPEEPTTASRGEDIVLDPALAAIEEAAGGGEGGAAES; translated from the coding sequence ATGGCCAAGAACGACACCCTCCCCGCGCCCGGCGCCGCCGCGCCGTCCCAGGGCGAGCCCCTGCTCACCGCCGAGGGGCTGACCAAGCACTTCCCGATCTACGGCGGCTTCCCGATCAAGCGGAGGGTCGGGGCCGTCCAGGCGGTCGACGGGCTGGACCTGACCGTCCACGCCGGTGAGAGCTTCGGCCTGGTCGGCGAGTCCGGCTGCGGCAAGTCGACCACCGGCCGGCTGCTGACCCGGCTGATGGAGCCCACCTCCGGCAAGATCACCTATGCGGGCCAGGACATCACGCACGCCAACCGCAAGCAGCTGGCGCCGATCCGCTCCGAGATCCAGATGATCTTCCAGGACCCGTACGCCTCGCTGAACCCGCGGCAGACGGTCGGCACGATCATCGGCGGCCCGATGGAGATCAACGGGATCAACCCGCCCGGCGGCCGGGAGAAGAAGATCCGGGAGCTGCTGGAGACCGTCGGCCTCAACCCCGAGCACTACAACCGCTTCCCGCACGAGTTCTCCGGCGGCCAGCGGCAGCGCATCGGCGTGGCCCGCGCCCTCGCCCTGAACCCGAAGCTGATCGTCGCCGACGAGCCGGTCTCCGCGCTGGACGTCTCCATCCAGGCGCAGGTGGTCAACCTGCTCCAGGACCTCCAGCGCGAACTGGGCATCGCGTTCGTCTTCATCGCCCACGACCTGGCGATCGTCCGGCACTTCAGCGAGCGGGTCGCGGTGATGTACCTCGGCAAGATCGTCGAGGTGGGGACCCGCGACGAGATCTACCACCGGCCGCGCCACCCGTACACCCACGCCCTGCTGTCGGCCGTGCCCGAACCGAAGCTGCTGGAGGAGGGCGAGGAGGAGCGGGAGCGGATCCGGCTCGCCGGCGACGTCCCCTCCCCCGTCAACCCGCCGTCCGGCTGCCGGTTCCGCACCCGCTGCTGGAAGGCGCAGGAGAAGTGCGCGACGGAGGAGCCGCCGCTGGTCCAGCTCTCCGGGAACGCGGGCGGCCATCTGACCGCCTGCCACTTCCCCGAGGAGCCGACGACCGCGTCCCGCGGCGAGGACATCGTGCTCGACCCCGCGCTGGCGGCGATCGAGGAGGCCGCCGGCGGCGGCGAGGGCGGCGCGGCGGAGAGCTGA
- a CDS encoding ABC transporter ATP-binding protein has protein sequence MTTPTKTAETPAPNGSGTGSFLSVRDLHIRFSTEDGIVKAVDGLSFDLERGQTLGIVGESGSGKSVTNLAVLGLHNPKTTEITGEITLDGQELTGAKEKTLEKLRGNKMAMIFQDALTALSPYYTVGRQIAEPFMKHTGAGKREGRQRAIEMLTKVGIPQPNLRVDDYPHQFSGGMRQRAMIAMALACNPQLLIADEPTTALDVTVQAQILDLLKDLQQEFGSAIILITHDLGVVADTADDLLVMYAGRAVERGSVREILTEPRHPYTWGLLSSMPRLSSDVSEELHPIPGAPPSLLNPPSGCAFNPRCAFTAEVDGGRCTGERPPLALGRAAACHLSAEQKQTFFTEQIKPRLG, from the coding sequence GTGACCACACCAACCAAGACCGCGGAGACGCCGGCCCCGAACGGATCCGGTACCGGCTCCTTCCTGTCCGTCCGCGACCTGCACATCCGGTTCTCCACCGAGGACGGCATCGTCAAGGCGGTCGACGGCCTCTCCTTCGACCTGGAGCGCGGCCAGACCCTGGGCATCGTCGGCGAGTCGGGCTCCGGCAAGTCCGTCACCAACCTGGCCGTCCTGGGGCTGCACAACCCCAAGACCACCGAGATCACCGGTGAGATCACCCTGGATGGCCAGGAGCTGACCGGCGCCAAGGAGAAGACCCTGGAGAAGCTCCGGGGCAACAAGATGGCGATGATCTTCCAGGACGCGCTGACCGCCCTGTCGCCGTACTACACCGTCGGCCGGCAGATCGCCGAGCCGTTCATGAAGCACACCGGCGCCGGCAAGCGCGAGGGCCGGCAGCGGGCGATCGAGATGCTCACCAAGGTCGGCATCCCGCAGCCCAACCTGCGGGTGGACGACTACCCGCACCAGTTCTCCGGCGGTATGCGCCAACGCGCCATGATCGCCATGGCGCTGGCCTGCAACCCCCAGCTGCTGATCGCCGACGAGCCGACCACCGCGCTGGACGTCACCGTCCAGGCGCAGATCCTGGACCTCCTCAAGGACCTCCAGCAGGAGTTCGGCTCCGCGATCATCCTGATCACCCACGACCTGGGCGTGGTCGCCGACACCGCCGACGACCTGCTGGTGATGTACGCCGGCCGGGCGGTGGAGCGCGGCTCGGTCCGGGAGATCCTCACCGAGCCCCGGCACCCGTACACCTGGGGTCTGCTCAGCTCCATGCCGCGGCTCTCCTCGGACGTCAGCGAGGAGCTGCACCCGATCCCGGGCGCGCCGCCGAGCCTGCTCAACCCGCCGTCGGGCTGCGCTTTCAACCCGCGTTGCGCGTTCACCGCGGAGGTCGACGGCGGCCGGTGCACCGGCGAGCGCCCGCCACTGGCGCTGGGCCGGGCCGCCGCCTGCCACCTGAGCGCCGAGCAGAAGCAGACCTTCTTCACCGAGCAGATCAAGCCCCGGCTGGGCTAG
- a CDS encoding ABC transporter permease, whose product MLPFLLRRTIGAVVILLLLSAFTFFVFFSVGDPALMACGKNCTADNVALIHKNLGLDQPVPVQYWHFLVGIFAGRDFTLGHCNAPCFGYSFATKQDVWATMMDRLPLTASLAIGGVVAFLVIGLGTGLLAAWKRGTLLDKAVTSVSMILSSVQIYILGPVVLGIFVYSGVMAAPAYVNLTSNPVGWFMGLLIPWLVMATIFTAQYTRMARSTMIEQLQEEHVRTAKAKGMPARYVFLRYAWRGSLIPIVTILGVDLGSLFGGAMITEFTFQLAGLGRLAVDSVTTLDLPMVMGVMIFSAALILVFNIIVDAAYAFIDPRVRLS is encoded by the coding sequence ATGCTTCCCTTCCTCCTTCGCCGGACGATCGGCGCGGTCGTCATCCTCCTCCTACTCAGCGCCTTCACCTTCTTCGTCTTCTTCTCGGTGGGCGATCCCGCGCTGATGGCCTGTGGCAAGAACTGCACGGCCGACAACGTCGCGCTGATCCACAAGAACCTGGGACTCGACCAGCCCGTGCCGGTCCAGTACTGGCACTTCCTCGTCGGCATCTTCGCGGGCCGCGACTTCACCCTCGGCCACTGCAACGCCCCCTGCTTCGGCTACTCCTTCGCCACCAAGCAGGACGTCTGGGCCACGATGATGGACCGGCTGCCGCTCACCGCGTCGCTGGCCATCGGCGGTGTCGTGGCCTTCCTGGTGATCGGCCTGGGCACCGGCCTGCTCGCGGCCTGGAAGCGCGGCACGCTGCTGGACAAGGCGGTCACCAGTGTGTCGATGATCCTCAGCTCGGTGCAGATCTACATCCTCGGCCCCGTCGTGCTGGGCATCTTCGTCTACAGCGGCGTCATGGCCGCGCCCGCGTACGTGAACCTCACCAGCAACCCTGTCGGTTGGTTCATGGGCCTGCTGATCCCGTGGCTGGTGATGGCGACGATCTTCACCGCGCAGTACACCCGTATGGCGCGCTCGACGATGATCGAGCAGCTTCAGGAGGAGCACGTCCGCACCGCCAAGGCCAAGGGCATGCCGGCGCGTTACGTCTTCCTGCGGTACGCCTGGCGCGGTTCGCTGATCCCGATCGTCACCATCCTCGGTGTCGACCTGGGATCGCTGTTCGGCGGCGCGATGATCACCGAGTTCACCTTCCAGCTGGCGGGACTCGGCCGGCTGGCGGTCGACTCGGTCACCACCCTCGACCTGCCGATGGTGATGGGCGTGATGATCTTCAGCGCCGCCCTGATCCTGGTCTTCAACATCATCGTGGATGCGGCGTACGCGTTCATCGACCCGCGCGTACGCCTGTCCTAG
- a CDS encoding ABC transporter substrate-binding protein has translation MNTLSTRRTRAVIVALAAGSLALTGCSGGGRSSKDNAQTDKDAASQSKAVPLGTAAQSNGPAAAVPGAQNGGTITVYQRDSFNHLDPAQMYVSDMGDLAKLIFRGLTTYTQDDKGNKTLVGDLATDAGKMSDGGKTWTYTLKDGIKFEDGKPITSKDIRHTIERQYASFITEGPTYIQQWLSGDGTTYRKALPDGPYKGDHLPKSVLDTPDDKTVVFHFKTPQTQLPYALAMAGYSVVPDSAKDTKDSYDVAPVTSGPYKIASFKSGKSMTLVKDPNWDAKTDPARHQYVDGYNISFNHQFSDSTKRLMADQGSDKTAISFTNAVEPTLTKQVLSDPSASKRLVQGYQPYVWQLNMNMDRIKDKRVRDAITYAMPSQQVVRIEGGSYGGEIAGGLLSPTVAGYEKGYDPYGKLKKPNGDPEKAKQLLKEAGKEGMKLVYAYANTEIRQKEAVAIADGLAKAGFDVQKKEIDSSSWYQQMGKVDNGFDIYLTGWGQDWPDASTVIPPSYDGRTIADGASNYSHVRDPKISQEIDRIKQIPDVQKQTAEWQKLHHYIVEQVNPAAPVFFVKSLQLYGSKIGGIRYNTDTNYLDVNTLFIKK, from the coding sequence ATGAACACACTCTCCACGCGTAGAACCCGTGCGGTGATCGTGGCCCTGGCGGCCGGTTCGCTCGCGCTCACCGGTTGCAGCGGCGGCGGCCGCTCGAGCAAGGACAACGCGCAGACCGACAAGGACGCGGCCTCCCAGTCCAAGGCGGTGCCGCTCGGCACCGCGGCCCAGTCCAACGGCCCCGCGGCCGCGGTCCCGGGCGCGCAGAACGGCGGCACCATCACCGTCTACCAGCGGGACAGCTTCAACCACCTGGACCCGGCCCAGATGTACGTCAGCGACATGGGCGACCTGGCCAAGTTGATCTTCCGTGGGCTGACGACGTACACGCAGGACGACAAGGGCAACAAGACGCTCGTCGGCGACCTCGCCACCGACGCCGGAAAGATGTCCGACGGCGGCAAGACCTGGACGTACACGCTCAAGGACGGCATCAAGTTCGAGGACGGCAAGCCGATCACCTCGAAGGACATCCGCCACACCATCGAGCGCCAGTACGCGTCGTTCATCACCGAGGGCCCGACCTACATCCAGCAGTGGCTGTCGGGCGACGGCACGACCTACCGCAAGGCCCTTCCGGACGGCCCGTACAAGGGCGACCACCTGCCCAAGTCCGTGCTGGACACGCCGGACGACAAGACCGTCGTCTTCCACTTCAAGACGCCGCAGACGCAGCTGCCCTACGCGCTGGCGATGGCGGGCTACAGCGTCGTCCCGGACAGCGCCAAGGACACCAAGGACAGCTACGACGTCGCGCCGGTCACCAGCGGTCCGTACAAGATCGCGTCGTTCAAGTCCGGCAAGTCCATGACACTGGTGAAGGACCCCAACTGGGACGCCAAGACCGACCCGGCGCGCCACCAGTACGTCGACGGCTACAACATCTCCTTCAACCACCAGTTCTCCGACTCCACCAAGCGGCTGATGGCCGACCAGGGCAGCGACAAGACCGCCATCAGCTTCACCAACGCCGTGGAGCCGACGCTCACCAAGCAGGTGCTGAGCGACCCCAGCGCCAGCAAGCGCCTGGTACAGGGCTACCAGCCCTACGTGTGGCAGCTGAACATGAACATGGACCGCATCAAGGACAAGCGGGTCCGCGACGCCATCACCTACGCGATGCCGAGCCAGCAGGTCGTCCGGATCGAGGGCGGCAGCTACGGCGGAGAGATCGCCGGCGGTCTGCTCTCCCCGACCGTGGCAGGCTACGAGAAGGGCTATGACCCCTACGGCAAGCTGAAGAAGCCCAACGGCGATCCGGAGAAGGCCAAGCAGCTCCTGAAGGAAGCCGGCAAGGAGGGCATGAAGCTCGTCTACGCCTACGCCAACACCGAGATCCGGCAGAAGGAAGCGGTCGCCATCGCCGACGGCCTGGCCAAGGCCGGCTTCGACGTGCAGAAGAAGGAGATCGACTCCTCCTCCTGGTACCAGCAGATGGGCAAGGTCGACAACGGCTTCGACATCTACCTGACCGGCTGGGGCCAGGACTGGCCGGACGCCTCCACGGTGATCCCGCCGTCCTACGACGGCCGCACCATCGCGGACGGTGCCTCCAACTACTCGCACGTCCGTGACCCGAAGATCAGCCAGGAGATCGACCGCATCAAGCAGATCCCGGACGTGCAGAAGCAGACCGCGGAATGGCAGAAGCTCCACCACTACATCGTGGAGCAGGTCAACCCGGCCGCCCCGGTGTTCTTCGTCAAGTCGCTCCAGCTGTACGGCTCGAAGATCGGCGGCATCCGCTACAACACGGACACCAACTACCTCGACGTGAACACGCTGTTCATCAAGAAGTAA
- a CDS encoding ABC transporter permease has translation MTSPSQTATGESETPGLAAKGLKKEKKGKDKGGGELVGRSPGQLMWARFKRDRTGMICGIVVLAFFVIAALAPVIASLYGKNPYTLYGSDNPNLLDEFSYPAGPNGGISGDFWFGIEPGLGRDLFTNLLYGMRTSLGISLAVTILVVITGTIIGITAGYLGGKTDYWVGRLIDFLLAFPSQLTFVAFMPAVIAVFVAPGDETPTYIRVIALILVQWALGWMGLARLLRGQVMSLRERDFVEAARITGASPWRIITKELLPNVVTPILVQSTYMLPLFVTAEAGLSFMGVGIVDPTPDWGRLFKTAGQIYENDPTFLLFPGAAMVIFVLCFNLLGDSVRDAFDPKSGR, from the coding sequence ATGACCAGTCCATCCCAGACCGCCACAGGCGAGTCCGAAACCCCGGGGCTTGCGGCCAAGGGTCTGAAGAAGGAAAAGAAGGGCAAGGACAAGGGCGGCGGCGAGCTGGTCGGCCGTTCCCCCGGACAGTTGATGTGGGCGCGCTTCAAGCGCGACCGCACCGGCATGATCTGCGGGATCGTCGTGCTCGCCTTCTTCGTCATCGCGGCCCTGGCCCCGGTGATCGCCTCGCTCTACGGCAAGAATCCGTACACGCTGTACGGCAGCGACAACCCCAACTTGCTGGACGAGTTCAGTTACCCGGCAGGGCCCAACGGCGGCATCTCGGGCGATTTCTGGTTCGGCATCGAGCCGGGCCTCGGCCGCGATCTGTTCACCAACCTGCTGTACGGCATGCGGACATCGCTGGGCATCTCGCTGGCGGTCACCATCCTGGTGGTCATCACCGGCACCATCATCGGTATCACGGCGGGCTACCTGGGCGGCAAGACGGACTACTGGGTCGGCCGGCTGATCGACTTCCTGCTCGCCTTCCCCAGCCAGTTGACGTTCGTGGCGTTCATGCCCGCGGTGATCGCGGTCTTCGTGGCGCCGGGCGACGAGACCCCCACCTATATCCGCGTGATCGCGCTGATCCTCGTGCAGTGGGCGCTGGGCTGGATGGGGCTGGCCCGTCTGCTGCGCGGACAGGTGATGTCCCTACGAGAGCGGGACTTCGTCGAGGCCGCGAGGATCACCGGCGCCTCGCCCTGGCGCATCATCACCAAGGAGCTGCTGCCCAACGTGGTGACCCCGATCCTCGTGCAAAGCACCTACATGCTCCCGCTTTTCGTGACGGCGGAGGCCGGTCTGTCCTTCATGGGCGTCGGCATCGTGGACCCGACCCCCGACTGGGGCCGGCTGTTCAAGACGGCCGGCCAGATCTACGAGAACGACCCGACCTTCCTTCTCTTCCCGGGCGCCGCGATGGTGATCTTCGTGCTCTGCTTCAACCTGCTCGGGGACTCGGTCCGGGACGCCTTCGATCCCAAGTCCGGGCGTTGA